Proteins encoded by one window of Shewanella avicenniae:
- a CDS encoding MATE family efflux transporter encodes MNKRSFVSTQQRHKKLLALALPMILSNITVPLLGLVDTAVIGHLSDAAYLGGVAVGATIITLMLWLMGFLRMSTTALVAQSVGRRDNAAQLQILLQSSLIALVIAALFLLLQWPIWQLAMQFNDASSDVRQSGHAYFNIRIWGAPFALLNMVLLGWLMGRQQPKAAMWQLIIANSVNIGLDLLFVMGFGWGVQGVAFASVLADIISTLVALFFIKQLLPQLGELPLKPLIRALRLVDFSKLLRLNRDIFIRSLFLQLTFAFITFAGASLGDNTVAANAVMLNLLLLISYALDGIAYYAEAEVGRATGEHSYPELHATVSLAFIWSAVVAVMFSLGFWLWGTQLIGLMTSIEGVITAASALLPWLIALPILSFGCYLFDGVFIGAAKGRIMRNSMMVASVGVFLPLWWLTQAWHNQGLWLALSGFMLARSVSLGGYYWWRRQQFLAP; translated from the coding sequence ATGAATAAGCGCAGTTTTGTCTCAACTCAGCAACGTCATAAAAAGTTACTCGCACTCGCGCTGCCGATGATTTTGTCGAATATCACCGTGCCATTGTTAGGCTTAGTAGACACGGCGGTGATTGGGCATCTGAGTGACGCAGCCTACTTGGGCGGCGTGGCGGTTGGTGCGACGATTATAACATTGATGTTGTGGTTAATGGGATTCCTACGCATGTCCACCACAGCTTTAGTTGCACAAAGTGTGGGGCGGCGTGACAACGCCGCGCAGCTGCAAATATTGCTGCAATCAAGCCTCATCGCCTTAGTCATTGCGGCGCTATTTTTACTGCTACAGTGGCCCATTTGGCAGTTGGCAATGCAGTTTAATGATGCCAGCAGCGACGTACGTCAGTCCGGTCATGCTTATTTTAACATCCGTATTTGGGGTGCGCCCTTTGCGCTGTTGAATATGGTGCTGCTGGGGTGGTTGATGGGGCGGCAACAACCTAAGGCAGCCATGTGGCAATTAATCATCGCCAACAGTGTCAATATCGGGCTCGATCTGTTGTTTGTGATGGGCTTCGGCTGGGGTGTGCAAGGAGTAGCGTTTGCCTCTGTGCTTGCCGATATTATCAGTACATTGGTGGCACTGTTTTTTATCAAGCAGCTGTTGCCACAACTAGGCGAACTGCCGCTTAAGCCACTCATTCGCGCGCTCAGATTGGTCGATTTCAGCAAACTATTACGCCTGAATCGCGACATTTTTATTCGCAGTTTATTTTTACAATTAACCTTTGCGTTTATCACCTTTGCCGGTGCCAGCCTCGGTGATAACACAGTCGCCGCTAACGCAGTCATGCTCAATCTGCTACTGCTGATCTCCTATGCGCTAGATGGCATCGCCTATTACGCCGAAGCCGAAGTTGGCCGCGCCACCGGTGAACACAGTTACCCAGAGTTACATGCCACGGTATCGTTGGCATTTATCTGGTCGGCAGTGGTCGCCGTGATGTTTTCTCTCGGATTTTGGCTGTGGGGCACGCAATTGATTGGTTTGATGACCTCAATTGAGGGCGTGATTACCGCAGCAAGCGCCCTGCTACCCTGGTTGATTGCCCTGCCGATCTTGTCGTTTGGCTGCTACCTGTTCGATGGAGTGTTTATTGGTGCCGCCAAAGGTCGCATCATGCGTAACAGCATGATGGTCGCCAGTGTTGGGGTATTTTTACCCTTATGGTGGCTCACTCAAGCTTGGCACAATCAGGGATTATGGCTGGCGCTGTCAGGCTTTATGCTGGCGCGTAGCGTAAGTCTCGGCGGCTATTACTGGTGGCGACGTCAGCAGTTTTTAGCGCCTTAA
- a CDS encoding polysaccharide deacetylase family protein: MLIRLCLALFVVALMPVKVASAAVILQYHHVSETSPAVTSVSPAQFNEQMQYLAQQKFNVVPLAEVIAAIKQGKALPAKTVAITFDDGYRNIAENAAPILRKYGFPFTLFVAIEPIEKGFGEMMDWNQLQALADAGATIANHSWGHEHLIRRLPNENREQWLARIRDNLERTEAAIKQHTGQSVKTLAYPYGEYNTDLQQLLQQMGYIGVGQQSGAAGQYSDLTAIPRFPVAGAYANMETLKAKLNSLNMPVIAQTPTNPQLDLSDTQPVLSLKIVMDDIQKSQLTCFVHGQGKQLPIWVDADTFTIQAQKPLPAGRSRYNCTAPSKSQSGYYWFSQPWVRPLADGTWVQE, translated from the coding sequence ATGTTGATTAGGTTGTGTTTGGCACTGTTTGTGGTGGCGCTAATGCCGGTGAAAGTGGCCAGTGCTGCGGTTATTCTACAATATCACCATGTGTCTGAAACTTCACCCGCGGTCACCAGTGTGTCACCGGCTCAGTTTAATGAGCAGATGCAATATCTGGCGCAGCAAAAGTTCAATGTGGTGCCGTTGGCCGAGGTTATCGCTGCCATTAAGCAAGGCAAAGCGTTGCCCGCGAAAACTGTCGCCATCACCTTTGACGATGGTTACCGCAACATTGCGGAAAACGCGGCGCCTATTTTGCGTAAATATGGCTTTCCGTTCACCTTGTTTGTCGCGATCGAGCCGATTGAGAAAGGCTTTGGCGAGATGATGGATTGGAACCAGTTGCAGGCGTTGGCGGATGCTGGCGCAACGATCGCAAATCATTCATGGGGGCATGAGCATCTGATCCGCCGTTTGCCCAATGAAAACCGTGAGCAATGGTTGGCGCGGATCCGCGATAATCTAGAACGTACTGAGGCGGCGATTAAACAGCATACTGGTCAAAGCGTTAAAACCTTGGCGTATCCCTATGGCGAATACAATACTGATTTGCAGCAGTTGTTGCAGCAGATGGGCTATATCGGCGTAGGCCAACAAAGCGGAGCGGCGGGGCAATATTCAGATTTAACCGCCATTCCGCGTTTTCCGGTGGCAGGCGCCTATGCCAACATGGAAACGCTCAAGGCCAAACTGAATTCGTTGAATATGCCGGTGATCGCCCAAACACCCACCAATCCACAACTTGATCTGAGCGACACGCAACCCGTTTTAAGCCTTAAAATCGTCATGGATGATATTCAAAAATCGCAACTTACCTGTTTTGTGCATGGGCAGGGCAAGCAGTTACCCATTTGGGTTGATGCCGACACCTTCACAATTCAAGCGCAAAAACCTTTGCCCGCAGGGCGTTCTCGTTACAATTGCACCGCGCCGAGCAAATCCCAGTCAGGTTACTACTGGTTTAGTCAGCCGTGGGTTCGTCCTCTGGCCGATGGTACGTGGGTGCAAGAATAA
- a CDS encoding glycosyltransferase family 2 protein yields MISVVIPAKDETGNIGPLITEIHQALNALTPFEVIVVDDGSTDGTAAEVVNTANALGCAAKAVIHKQSTGQSTAVWTGVRQAAGEWIVTLDADGQNDPADIPAMIALAKGITAKDFCIAGYRKNRKDTAWKRFQSRFANKVRNAMLHDGVPDTGCGLKLFPRETFIKMPYFNHMHRYIPALVRRMGGEVQISVVNHRDRQVGVSKYTAWNRAWVGIVDILGVMWLIRRAKIAEIKQIETSLAADK; encoded by the coding sequence TTGATTTCTGTAGTAATTCCTGCCAAAGATGAAACGGGTAACATAGGTCCACTGATTACCGAAATTCATCAAGCACTTAATGCGCTTACGCCGTTCGAAGTGATTGTGGTCGATGATGGTAGTACTGATGGTACCGCGGCCGAAGTGGTGAACACCGCAAATGCATTAGGTTGTGCGGCAAAAGCCGTCATCCATAAACAGAGCACTGGGCAGAGTACTGCAGTCTGGACGGGAGTACGACAAGCCGCCGGTGAGTGGATTGTTACCCTAGATGCCGATGGTCAGAATGATCCGGCAGATATTCCTGCCATGATTGCACTGGCGAAAGGAATTACAGCAAAAGATTTCTGTATCGCGGGTTATCGTAAAAACCGCAAAGATACCGCATGGAAACGGTTCCAATCGCGCTTTGCCAACAAAGTACGTAACGCAATGTTGCACGATGGTGTACCTGACACCGGTTGTGGATTAAAGCTGTTCCCACGAGAAACCTTTATCAAGATGCCGTACTTTAATCACATGCATCGCTATATTCCGGCATTGGTTCGTCGAATGGGCGGTGAAGTGCAAATTTCGGTGGTTAACCATCGTGATCGTCAGGTAGGCGTATCTAAATATACTGCTTGGAACCGTGCTTGGGTCGGCATTGTCGATATCCTCGGTGTTATGTGGTTAATCCGTCGAGCCAAAATTGCGGAGATCAAACAGATTGAAACTAGTCTCGCTGCTGACAAGTAA
- a CDS encoding TVP38/TMEM64 family protein yields MKLVSLLTSKQFGKSLFTVLIFVLLALLVETGWFEHLTDKHWVAELINQDGISGDAMVFGCAVLFMAVGGPRQLVALVYGYTLGSALGTLMAALAAIVGCSVTFYVARFTVKGLVNRHFGKKTKKFEQFICHKTWLKVVIIRFLPVGSNLVTNLLAGSTHTPSSGFFLGSFIGYLPQTFIFASAGAGIGFSDHFTLLFSCILLVASSLIGTYLYRRRVQPTMADILAEEKETQA; encoded by the coding sequence TTGAAACTAGTCTCGCTGCTGACAAGTAAACAATTTGGCAAATCCCTGTTTACTGTCCTGATCTTTGTGCTGCTGGCACTGCTGGTAGAAACAGGATGGTTTGAGCATCTCACCGATAAACATTGGGTAGCAGAGTTAATCAATCAAGATGGCATCAGTGGTGATGCCATGGTGTTTGGTTGCGCAGTGCTATTTATGGCGGTGGGTGGACCACGGCAGCTGGTGGCGCTGGTGTACGGTTACACCTTAGGTTCAGCGCTCGGCACCTTGATGGCGGCACTGGCCGCGATTGTTGGCTGTAGCGTTACTTTTTATGTGGCGCGCTTTACCGTCAAAGGGTTAGTGAATCGTCATTTTGGTAAAAAAACCAAGAAGTTCGAGCAGTTTATTTGCCATAAGACGTGGCTCAAAGTGGTGATCATTCGCTTTTTGCCAGTGGGCAGTAATCTGGTGACTAACCTGTTAGCAGGTTCAACCCATACCCCATCGAGCGGTTTTTTCCTCGGCAGTTTTATCGGTTACTTACCACAAACTTTCATTTTCGCCAGCGCTGGTGCCGGCATCGGCTTCTCAGATCATTTTACCTTGCTGTTTAGCTGTATTTTGCTGGTGGCATCCAGCTTGATTGGCACATATCTCTATCGTCGTCGCGTGCAACCTACCATGGCAGATATTCTTGCGGAAGAAAAAGAGACCCAAGCATGA
- a CDS encoding ArnT family glycosyltransferase, which yields MTLLKRYFESDDYRRTFWALFVLTLIMVMLGVGLRSPWPADEPRFVEVAREMVASGQWLFPARGGEFYPDKPPVFMWSIALCYQLLGNLQLAFLIPNALCGLLTTMLVFDLGARIWNVRTGRNAALLLLLVPQFLIQVKAAQIDAMVMCWITVGCYGLIRHFFVGPSWRWYFISWAFMGLGIITKGVGFLPLLMLLPLGVYAWRTGLYRDRWHWKAALGPVVMLAVIGCWLVPMVVTVLSSGDAQHLAYMNNILFKQTGQRYVAAWHHIKPWYFFMLSVIPWMWLPLTLLAIAYWKQLVASIKADPRIAILLLWVALVILFFSLSPGKRNVYILPALPMACLAFAAALQQVSQCKWFERLLQGLLWLFGVVILLLAIGAMLDHPAIVKKLADYTDDLSHVGYFTLSMALGWLLLLLLARKQAALLQAGVISIFGWALYSTWGYGLLEHMRTPKDVMQQTAAVVGDGQVGLIDFKEQFILFSPIDITHFSYLAPVEQQERNAWQWQQQQANRYLLVPASEKLQCFDMSKGQDMGEAHRESWLLLGADARMPDCPAPEVTTVFFTHKPGAWMQE from the coding sequence ATGACCTTGTTGAAACGTTATTTTGAGTCGGACGATTATCGCCGTACTTTTTGGGCTTTGTTTGTGCTCACCCTCATTATGGTGATGCTCGGGGTTGGGTTGCGTTCCCCATGGCCTGCGGATGAACCACGGTTTGTGGAAGTTGCGCGGGAGATGGTGGCCAGCGGTCAATGGTTATTTCCTGCCCGTGGCGGCGAGTTTTATCCCGATAAACCGCCGGTATTTATGTGGTCGATTGCGCTGTGTTACCAGTTGCTTGGAAATCTGCAGCTGGCATTTCTGATCCCTAATGCGCTGTGCGGGCTGTTGACCACTATGTTGGTATTTGACCTCGGAGCGCGCATTTGGAATGTTCGCACCGGGCGTAACGCTGCGTTGCTGCTGCTGTTGGTGCCGCAGTTTCTGATCCAAGTTAAGGCCGCGCAGATCGACGCTATGGTGATGTGTTGGATCACTGTCGGCTGTTATGGCCTGATCCGGCACTTCTTTGTTGGCCCAAGTTGGCGTTGGTACTTCATCTCATGGGCATTCATGGGGTTGGGGATTATCACTAAAGGTGTTGGTTTTCTGCCGTTACTCATGCTGCTGCCGTTAGGCGTTTATGCATGGCGCACTGGCCTGTATCGCGACCGTTGGCACTGGAAAGCCGCATTAGGCCCAGTGGTGATGCTGGCGGTGATTGGCTGCTGGTTAGTGCCGATGGTCGTCACCGTACTGAGCTCGGGCGATGCGCAGCACTTGGCCTATATGAATAACATCTTGTTCAAGCAAACCGGTCAGCGTTATGTGGCGGCATGGCACCATATTAAGCCGTGGTATTTCTTTATGTTGTCGGTGATCCCCTGGATGTGGTTACCGCTTACCCTGCTGGCCATTGCTTATTGGAAGCAACTGGTCGCCAGTATCAAAGCTGATCCGCGTATTGCCATTTTACTGTTGTGGGTGGCGCTGGTGATCCTGTTTTTCAGTCTGAGCCCTGGTAAACGTAACGTCTACATTCTGCCTGCATTGCCAATGGCGTGTTTAGCCTTTGCGGCCGCGTTGCAGCAAGTGAGTCAGTGCAAATGGTTTGAGCGTCTGCTACAGGGCTTGTTGTGGTTGTTCGGCGTGGTGATTTTACTGCTGGCGATTGGCGCGATGTTGGATCATCCGGCGATTGTGAAAAAGCTGGCTGACTACACCGATGACTTAAGCCATGTGGGCTATTTTACCCTGAGCATGGCGCTTGGCTGGTTGCTACTTTTGTTACTCGCACGTAAGCAAGCTGCATTGCTGCAAGCGGGCGTTATCTCCATCTTTGGTTGGGCGCTCTACAGCACTTGGGGGTATGGTTTGCTGGAACATATGCGGACGCCAAAAGATGTCATGCAGCAAACAGCTGCAGTGGTGGGCGATGGGCAGGTAGGACTGATCGATTTCAAAGAGCAGTTCATTTTGTTCTCACCGATCGACATCACTCATTTCAGTTATCTGGCGCCTGTTGAGCAGCAAGAGCGCAACGCGTGGCAGTGGCAACAGCAGCAGGCGAATCGCTACTTGTTAGTGCCAGCCTCAGAAAAGCTGCAGTGTTTTGATATGAGCAAAGGGCAGGATATGGGCGAAGCCCATCGTGAAAGCTGGCTTCTACTTGGCGCTGATGCGCGGATGCCAGATTGCCCCGCACCCGAGGTGACCACTGTGTTCTTTACCCATAAACCGGGGGCGTGGATGCAGGAGTAA
- a CDS encoding cell division inhibitor SulA yields MSMLQGNAPRHPGLWRDSESSDVNDVGVSNLPSSSNGRRELQQLSSQLAQLSQQGRWIVLINPGFAGYKTILANAGVRMDRVLQVHARDEVEALWATERALTSGTTSAVVSWVDQLDHKDKRRLQLVAKSARALGIVLETHAATELQSSCWLQAVH; encoded by the coding sequence ATGAGTATGTTGCAAGGTAATGCCCCGCGTCACCCCGGCTTATGGCGCGATAGCGAAAGCAGCGATGTTAATGACGTTGGCGTGTCGAATCTGCCGTCCAGTAGCAATGGTCGCCGCGAGCTGCAACAACTCAGCAGCCAATTAGCGCAACTTAGCCAACAAGGGCGCTGGATTGTGTTAATCAATCCCGGCTTTGCAGGCTACAAAACCATTTTGGCGAATGCTGGTGTACGAATGGATCGGGTGCTGCAAGTACATGCGCGTGATGAAGTGGAAGCGTTGTGGGCGACCGAGCGCGCGCTCACTAGCGGCACCACGAGTGCTGTCGTGAGTTGGGTAGATCAACTCGACCATAAAGATAAGCGCCGCCTGCAATTGGTGGCCAAGAGCGCCCGCGCATTGGGCATAGTGCTAGAAACGCACGCGGCCACAGAGTTGCAATCCAGTTGCTGGCTGCAAGCGGTACACTAA
- the lexA gene encoding transcriptional repressor LexA, with amino-acid sequence MRPLTPRQSQILDLIKRNIAETGMPPTRAEIARRLGFKSANAAEEHLKALAKKGCIEIMPGTSRGIRLPQEEMADEEQGLPLIGQVAAGEPILAQEHIEQFYQVDPMMFHPSADFLLRVRGDSMKDIGILEGDLLAVHKMQEARNGQVVVARVEDDVTVKRFERKGNVVYLHAENEAYKPIKVDLSEQSLTIEGLAVGIIRNGDWL; translated from the coding sequence ATGAGACCTCTGACGCCAAGACAATCGCAGATCCTTGATCTGATTAAGCGCAACATCGCCGAAACCGGCATGCCGCCAACACGTGCTGAAATCGCGCGTCGCTTGGGCTTTAAAAGTGCCAATGCCGCCGAAGAGCACCTAAAAGCGCTCGCCAAAAAAGGCTGTATCGAAATTATGCCCGGTACCTCGCGGGGGATTCGTCTGCCACAAGAAGAGATGGCGGATGAGGAACAAGGATTGCCGCTGATCGGCCAAGTGGCTGCGGGTGAACCGATTCTGGCGCAAGAGCATATCGAGCAGTTCTACCAAGTTGATCCTATGATGTTCCACCCCAGTGCAGACTTTCTGCTGCGGGTACGCGGCGACAGTATGAAGGATATCGGCATTCTAGAAGGTGACCTACTTGCGGTTCACAAAATGCAGGAAGCCCGTAACGGCCAAGTGGTCGTTGCCCGCGTCGAAGATGACGTGACCGTGAAGCGCTTCGAACGCAAAGGCAATGTAGTCTATCTGCACGCTGAAAATGAAGCCTACAAGCCAATTAAAGTTGACCTAAGTGAGCAATCACTCACCATCGAAGGTCTAGCAGTTGGCATTATTCGTAACGGAGATTGGCTATGA
- the plsB gene encoding glycerol-3-phosphate 1-O-acyltransferase PlsB, producing the protein MSTHTSFWLSAVRWLQRKLVHTVVVPQDPFADLNLDRDRPVVYVMKTESCSDKAALADVTYKLGMPSPYSALSLAEHSLPRVLCLEDAKPLFGARKQNHAYLSTFRQLLSLHQQDPALDVQLVPVSLYWGRTPGKEDDTMRAAVFERESPSWLRKFLMILFLGRDNFVQFANAVSLRVMAEQHGTDEAIAHKLSRVARVHFRRQRKVMTGPVLPNRQALFAELLRSDNIQEAINEEAASKKISQSEARHVAEKYLDEIAADYSDSLIRISERLLTWLWNKLYSGINIKGAEQIRQLHHDGHEIVYVPCHRSHMDYLLLSYILYFQGMVPPHIAAGINLNFWPAGPMFRRGGAFFIRRSFNGNKLYTAVFKEYLDRLFAKGYSVEYFTEGGRSRTGRLLAPKTGMLAMTMHSVLRGIERPVTLVPVYLGYDHVMEVATYLKELRGSEKKKESVWQVLGAIRKLGNFGQGYVNFGEPINLQQFLTEKQPDWRNIDPESEQKPAWLTPAVNSLATKVMTRINDAAAATAVTLTSTVLLATEQNALERGKLEHQLNFYLDLLKQVPYTGFISVAEGDGAALLQQGLDLKKFCIQNDGIGDIVSIDENVAVTMTYYRNNIIHLFAIPSLLACCLIGFENSNREQMHQVLQRLYPLLKAELFMGCQQVQQYADKLLARFASMGFISGDDQQWRVTPEGELPLTLLAEVMSETLQRYAMIFNLLAANPQIERGDLELESHLLASRLGRLHGITAPEFYDKKLYSMLSIKLKELGYLNNNNNMDEISAVRDLVNQLLTPQVRQTIVASAEVQQES; encoded by the coding sequence ATGTCAACTCATACCTCATTCTGGCTGTCTGCCGTTCGCTGGCTTCAACGTAAATTGGTGCACACAGTGGTGGTGCCGCAAGATCCTTTCGCAGACCTCAATCTCGATCGTGACCGTCCGGTTGTTTATGTGATGAAGACCGAATCGTGCAGCGATAAAGCCGCACTGGCCGATGTGACCTACAAACTGGGAATGCCGAGCCCGTACTCAGCGTTGAGCTTGGCTGAGCACTCGCTACCACGGGTGTTGTGTTTGGAAGATGCCAAACCCTTGTTCGGTGCCCGTAAGCAGAATCACGCTTATCTCAGCACTTTTCGTCAGTTGTTGAGCTTGCACCAGCAAGATCCCGCGTTGGATGTGCAGTTGGTGCCGGTGAGCCTCTATTGGGGACGTACCCCGGGTAAAGAAGATGACACCATGCGCGCCGCCGTATTTGAGCGTGAAAGCCCAAGCTGGCTGCGCAAGTTTCTGATGATTTTATTCCTCGGCCGCGACAACTTTGTTCAGTTTGCCAATGCGGTGTCATTGCGGGTGATGGCCGAGCAACATGGCACCGACGAGGCGATTGCCCATAAACTGTCGCGGGTAGCACGGGTGCATTTCCGCCGTCAACGCAAAGTGATGACCGGGCCAGTATTGCCTAATCGCCAAGCACTGTTTGCCGAGTTGCTGCGCAGTGACAATATTCAAGAAGCGATCAACGAAGAGGCGGCGTCGAAGAAGATTTCTCAATCAGAAGCGCGCCACGTCGCAGAAAAATATCTTGATGAGATTGCGGCGGATTACTCTGACAGCTTGATCCGCATCTCTGAGCGTTTGCTGACCTGGTTGTGGAACAAACTCTACAGCGGGATCAACATTAAGGGCGCTGAGCAGATCCGCCAATTGCATCATGACGGCCATGAAATTGTCTATGTGCCGTGTCACCGCAGCCATATGGATTACCTGCTGCTGTCTTACATTCTCTATTTTCAAGGGATGGTACCGCCGCATATCGCTGCGGGGATCAACCTTAACTTTTGGCCCGCAGGGCCTATGTTCCGCCGCGGTGGTGCTTTCTTTATTCGTCGCAGTTTCAATGGTAATAAGCTCTATACAGCGGTGTTTAAAGAGTACCTCGACCGCTTATTCGCCAAAGGCTATTCGGTGGAGTATTTCACCGAAGGTGGCCGTTCGCGTACTGGGCGATTGTTAGCGCCCAAGACCGGCATGCTGGCGATGACCATGCACTCAGTGTTGCGCGGCATTGAACGCCCCGTCACTTTGGTGCCAGTCTATTTGGGTTATGACCATGTGATGGAAGTGGCCACCTATCTGAAGGAGCTGCGCGGCTCCGAGAAGAAAAAGGAATCGGTGTGGCAGGTGCTGGGCGCGATCCGTAAGCTGGGCAATTTCGGCCAAGGTTATGTGAATTTTGGCGAGCCTATTAACTTGCAGCAATTCCTCACTGAAAAGCAGCCGGACTGGCGCAATATTGATCCTGAGTCTGAGCAAAAGCCTGCTTGGCTAACCCCTGCGGTCAATTCGCTGGCAACGAAAGTGATGACGCGCATCAATGATGCCGCCGCCGCAACCGCTGTCACCCTCACCAGCACAGTGTTATTGGCGACCGAACAAAACGCACTTGAGCGTGGCAAGCTGGAGCACCAACTTAACTTCTATCTCGATCTGTTAAAACAAGTGCCTTACACAGGTTTTATCTCGGTTGCCGAGGGTGATGGTGCCGCCTTGTTGCAACAGGGCTTAGATCTTAAAAAATTCTGTATTCAAAATGATGGAATTGGCGATATAGTGTCCATTGATGAAAATGTTGCGGTAACCATGACTTATTACCGAAACAACATCATTCATCTGTTTGCGATTCCCTCATTGTTAGCATGTTGCCTAATTGGCTTTGAAAACAGCAATCGCGAACAGATGCATCAGGTGCTGCAACGCCTGTATCCATTGTTGAAAGCCGAGCTGTTTATGGGCTGCCAACAGGTACAGCAATATGCCGATAAATTGCTGGCACGATTTGCGTCTATGGGCTTTATCAGCGGTGATGATCAGCAATGGCGCGTAACGCCAGAAGGCGAGCTGCCACTGACGCTGCTGGCCGAAGTGATGAGTGAAACGCTGCAACGTTACGCGATGATCTTCAACCTGCTGGCAGCCAATCCGCAAATTGAGCGTGGCGATTTAGAGTTAGAAAGCCATCTTTTGGCCAGCCGACTCGGCCGTTTGCATGGCATAACAGCACCGGAATTCTACGACAAGAAGTTGTACTCAATGCTCAGTATAAAACTCAAAGAGCTTGGGTATCTCAACAATAACAACAATATGGATGAGATTTCCGCCGTGCGCGATCTAGTTAACCAGTTATTGACGCCTCAAGTTCGTCAAACAATTGTTGCCAGTGCGGAAGTCCAACAGGAGAGTTGA
- the mtr gene encoding tryptophan permease, with product MKHSNSPDSPRSLIGGAMIIAGTTVGAGMFSLPVTGAGMWFSYAAIMLVGVWFCMWMSGLLLLETNLHFEPGASFDTLTRKTLGQFWRVVNGASIAFVLYILTYAYISGGGSIVNHAISFSGLDLPQSMAALVFAIVLALVVMVSTKAVDRFTTIMIGGMVISFVLAIGNLWLEVDPVKLWQPDGEQVFSPYLWAAIPFGLTSFGYHGNVPSLMKYYGRQPKTIVKAISIGTAFALVIYLGWMVATMGNLSRSSFAEVIAAGGNMGVLVGALQNVVDSDLMNSMLTLFANLAVASSFLGVTLGLFDYVADLFGFDDSRSGRIKTSLVTFVPPTILGVLFPDGFLIAIGFAGLAATIWAVIVPALMAYRSRQLFAEAKGFRVPGGTPLIVIVVLFGVVTAVCHLLSMANILPVYHG from the coding sequence ATGAAGCACAGCAACAGCCCTGATTCGCCGCGGTCGTTGATCGGCGGGGCGATGATTATTGCCGGTACCACGGTCGGTGCCGGTATGTTTTCGCTACCTGTGACTGGCGCCGGCATGTGGTTTAGTTATGCCGCGATCATGCTGGTCGGTGTGTGGTTCTGCATGTGGATGTCGGGGTTACTGCTACTCGAAACCAACCTGCATTTTGAACCGGGTGCCAGCTTTGACACCTTAACCCGCAAAACCCTCGGCCAGTTCTGGCGGGTGGTCAATGGCGCTTCTATCGCCTTTGTGCTCTACATTCTCACCTACGCCTACATCAGTGGCGGCGGTTCCATCGTAAATCATGCGATTTCATTTTCAGGGCTAGATCTGCCACAAAGTATGGCGGCGTTAGTGTTCGCCATTGTGCTGGCGTTAGTGGTGATGGTGTCGACCAAAGCGGTTGATCGTTTCACCACCATTATGATTGGCGGCATGGTGATCTCCTTCGTATTGGCCATCGGCAATCTGTGGCTGGAAGTCGATCCGGTCAAGCTGTGGCAACCGGATGGTGAGCAAGTGTTTTCGCCTTACTTGTGGGCCGCCATTCCCTTCGGCCTCACTAGCTTTGGTTACCACGGTAATGTGCCATCGTTGATGAAATATTACGGTCGCCAGCCCAAGACTATTGTTAAAGCGATCAGCATAGGTACCGCGTTTGCGCTGGTGATTTACCTCGGCTGGATGGTTGCCACCATGGGCAATCTCAGCCGTAGCTCATTTGCTGAGGTAATTGCCGCCGGTGGCAACATGGGCGTGCTGGTGGGCGCGCTGCAAAACGTGGTCGACAGCGACTTGATGAACAGCATGTTGACCCTGTTTGCTAACCTCGCAGTGGCCAGCTCCTTCCTTGGGGTGACGCTGGGGTTATTCGACTATGTGGCGGATCTGTTTGGCTTTGATGATAGCCGCAGCGGCCGTATCAAAACCTCACTGGTGACCTTTGTGCCGCCGACCATACTGGGCGTGTTATTCCCTGATGGCTTTTTGATTGCGATTGGCTTTGCCGGTTTAGCGGCCACCATTTGGGCAGTCATTGTGCCAGCCCTGATGGCCTATCGTTCACGTCAGCTATTTGCTGAAGCCAAAGGCTTTAGAGTGCCAGGCGGGACACCGCTGATTGTGATTGTGGTGCTCTTTGGTGTGGTCACTGCGGTGTGTCATCTGTTATCGATGGCCAACATTCTACCTGTGTACCACGGCTAA